A single region of the Oryzias melastigma strain HK-1 linkage group LG23, ASM292280v2, whole genome shotgun sequence genome encodes:
- the LOC112157314 gene encoding uncharacterized protein LOC112157314 — MEVSSYFPSVRHRNNLQLQEPVEHSTPKCSQVKGHFLRKNTPPPSVDTDNFPHRGRRRPLNNQILELIDQEVAKCKSHLSKVSAPPDSRCTTDTHSPTKVSVSVLSPSNADREATTSNFEQVEVPRQSPSFQPFSASKQLQEEEELIGAYSEPGCSSAETTSRHSEFLRQAPGLDGTEIKENIPVVNREPPRLNPAADHTRQSRTSTEQEHSRIVPQIAVEDVSLLCSKAAVSPQNKPEGGICQNPRVQISENPVVSTLTRSPQPILYEDISEDETEIYLEKSPCPPEWSDAEEDADPCNVLDFDGDEEDDGDWEVLPLSILNLQFQPSNQQVLLDNEGKERAWGSRQCGPFANVIPASAFTQMKVFDTPDQQEGAVTFGKLSFVIPPINEHHLVEVESRENCSDLEDCCDTEDSNDYSSGPESNLMTVSLQCLKNLSALSPESKFEKETKEKTTTPEKGWKVEGQKHQNPVIVLDSSDESDDNLELTKLQPAPDGSENNHTNQSKMDVRRDTRDKVSSEDLDRTEEYGKNMWKDEGIIILSDSDDDQPQNQPQETTKCSSAASPSQNPTADSSAGCPEPETATKESGTKKFKKFKRKRALPAETQPLEINAKKCTQQASPVKIAEKQSTPEHQISIVPQFYPQKHPNPRIQLVQRPDTQRQPEDPSNPIPPSDRFKEDMANQRVKRSVLRSKSHPSSAAPAGQKSVSFSVSSTSKPSNSSEGRPPSRAQLPLNPAKSKVCSDWQESFFSIRKKTKDQKEGDSKTKASNLPAETRPRPARVPKRRNSHDPAPLMKKTKLNAMEYIRARNCNTAIDPKYPVGKGYKWKNSAADGSKNRVGRHRSRKHRSESPFSDSSF, encoded by the exons ATGGAGGTCAGCTCTTATTTCCCAAGTGTCAGACATCGGAACAACCTGCAGTTACAAGAACCTGTGGAGCATTCTACCCCTAAATGTTCTCAAGTAAAAGGCCATTTCCTTCGAAAGAACACGCCTCCTCCCTCAGTGGACACTGACAACTTCCCCCACAGAGGACGCAGGAGGCCCTTAAACAATCAAATACTTGAGCTGATCGACCAAGAGGTTGCGAAGTGCAAGTCACATTTAAGTAAAGTATCTGCTCCTCCCGACAGCAGGTGCACTACTGACACACACTCACCCACCAAAGTGAGTGTCTCTGTACTGTCGCCAAGCAATGCAGACCGTGAAGCCACAACCTCCAACTTTGAGCAAGTGGAGGTGCCAAGACAGAGTCCCAGCTTTCAGCCGTTTTCTGCTTCTAAGCAGCTgcaagaagaggaggagcttaTCGGTGCATATTCAGAACCGGGGTGCAGCTCCGCAGAGACAACTTCAAGACATTCAG AATTTCTAAGACAAGCGCCAGGCCTCGACGGAACAGAAATCAAGGAGAACATTCCTGTAGTCAACCGTGAACCCCCTAGACTCAATCCAGCAGCCGACCACACAAGACAAAGTCGTACCTCCACTGAACAGGAGCACAGCCGGATCGTTCCTCAAATTGCAGTCGAGGATGTATCTTTGTTGTGTTCAAAGGCCGCAGTTTCTCCTCAGAACAAACCTGAAGGAGGTATCTGCCAAAACCCTAGGGTCCAAATTTCAGAGAATCCAGTTGTGTCGACGCTGACGAGGTCTCCTCAGCCCATTCTGTATGAAGACATCAGTGAGGACGAAACCGAAATATATCTAGAGAAGTCCCCATGTCCACCTGAATGGTCTGATGCAGAGGAGGACGCGGACCCCTGCAACGTTTTAGATTTTGATGGTGATGAGGAAGATGATGGCGACTGGGAGGTCTTACCCCTGAGCATTTTAAACCTCCAGTTTCAACCCAGCAACCAACAAGTTCTACTAGATAATGAGGGAAAAGAGAGAGCATGGGGCTCAAGGCAGTGTGGACCCTTTGCAAACGTCATCCCTGCCTCTGCATTCACTCAGATGAAGGTTTTTGATACCCCTGACCAACAAGAAGGAGCTGTGACGTTTGGGAAGCTGTCCTTTGTAATTCCCCCCATTAATGAGCATCATTTGGTAGAAGTAGAGAGCAGAGAGAACTGCTCTGACCTGGAAGACTGCTGTGACACAGAGGACAGCAACGATTACTCATCCGGTCCTGAGTCCAACTTAATGACCGTGTCCCTGCAGTGCCTGAAAAACCTGTCAGCTCTGTCACCAGAGTCCAAGTTTGAGAAAGAGACCAAAGAGAAGACGACCACTCCAGAAAAAGGATGGAAAGTAGAAGGGCAAAAGCACCAGAACCCTGTAATTGTCCTGGATTCTAGTGATGAGAGTGATGACAATCTTGAGTTGACAAAGCTTCAGCCAGCCCCTGATGGTTCTGAGAACAATCATACAAACCAATCTAAGATGGACGTTCGCCGTGATACAAGAGACAAGGTTTCATCTGAAGATCTAGATAGGACAGAAGAATATGGAAAAAACATGTGGAAGGATGAGGGCATCATCATCCTCTCCGACTCAGACGACGACCAACCTCAAAACCAACCTCAAGAGACCACAAAATGTAGTTCTGCTGCTTCTCCCAGCCAGAACCCGACTGCTGACAGCTCTGCTGGATGTCCAGAACCTGAAACAGCTACTAAGGAGTCTGGgacaaaaaagttcaaaaagttcaaaagaaaaagagccTTGCCCGCAGAGACACAGCCGCTGGAGATCAACGCTAAGAAATGCACCCAACAAGCTTCCCCAGTGAAGATAGCAGAAAAGCAGTCTACTCCTGAGCATCAGATCTCCATTGTACCTCAGTTTTACCCTCAAAAACATCCCAATCCAcgcattcagcttgttcagagGCCTGACACTCAAAGACAGCCTGAGGATCCGTCCAATCCAATACCACCCTCAGATCGCTTCAAAGAAGACATGGCCAATCAAAGAGTCAAAAGATCTGTGCTGCGGTCCAAATCACATCCATCCTCAGCAGCACCTGCAGGGCAGAAGTCCGTCTCCTTTAGTGTTTCTTCAACATCAAAACCCTCCAACTCTTCCGAGGGCCGGCCGCCTTCAAGAGCTCAGCTGCCTTTGAACCCCGCAAAGAGCAAAGTGTGCTCCGACTGGCAGGAATCCTTCTTCTCGATCCGGAAGAAAACCAAGGATCAAAAGGAGGGAGACTCCAAAACCAAAGCCAGCAACCTGCCAGCTGAAACCAGACCCAGACCTGCTAGAGTCCCCAAACGCCGCAACTCCCACGACCCTGCACCACTTATGAAGAAGACCAAGTTAAACGCCATGGAGTACATCAGGGCCAGGAACTGCAACACCGCCATAGACCCAA AATACCCTGTTGGCAAAGGCTACAAGTGGAAGAACTCAGCAGCGGATGGATCCAAGAATAG GGTAGGACGGCACAGAAGCAGAAAGCACCGCTCTGAAAGTCCATTCAGTGACAGCTCCTTTTAA
- the recql gene encoding ATP-dependent DNA helicase Q1 isoform X1 produces the protein MDVGSSDVQAELDSVEEELQLLEVQISELLEKQAELTSRKEELLQRLEGACEAAQCSSSSSSSASSKSEPGMSQQEMQRYDEAEFPWSAAVEEHLRTSFHLSAFRPLQLRAINLTMEGRDVFLVMPTGRGKSLCYQLPAVCSEGFTLVVTPLVSLMEDQLLLLRSLQVPAAALNASSGKEHTKTVLAALTDPKAPFKLVYVTPEKIAKSKLLMSRLEKAYKAKLLSRMAVDEVHCCSQWGHDFRPDYKLLGILKRQFPTIPLLGLTATATSSVLQDCRKILCVPKPVTLTASFNRANLYYEVRVKDSDGDSSLSDISSLIKNRYEEQSGIVYVFSQKDAESVSSALQKSGIVAYPYHANMDPEDKSRVHRKWTSNKIQVVVATVAFGMGIDKPDVRFVIHHTISKSIENYYQESGRAGRDDRPADCIVYFGFGDIFRISTMVVMENVGQQKLLQMVDFCQNVDRCRRSLMAVHFDEVWDEEDCNQMCDTCRHPAGYTTLDVSQHARQVVQIVELATSMDERLTPLKLVEAWRGRGPAKRRKMIQTTELPRRQAEAVIVFLLLQGYLREDFSFTPYTTYFYVKLGRKAPLLKNQTHKLTMKMKTSGAERVSDLSAVESREMEEPLPHHKVVKEQMNMSRKQDLQPSRQTDQIPGAFRPPKGAGQTAADTEKPGSHEIKSGSKNKTPSRRKGTHQSPARSSAPTPTRSSCPSQASIISDTAAEELHHLRKFYSQQLRRIDQASLEQLGAPRELGVLSCIRGPLRSLRLPCSTSITQTARSLWTRVSGRRRLQ, from the exons ATGGATGTTGGATCCTCAG ACGTGCAGGCGGAGCTGGACTCGGTGGAGGAAGAGCTGCAGCTGCTAGAGGTCCAGATCTCTGAGCTCCTGGAGAAGCAGGCCGAGCTGACGTCTCggaaggaggagctgctgcagcgaCTGGAGGGCGCCTGTGAGGCAGCGcagtgctcctcctcctcctcctcctcagcttcCTCAAAGTCTGAGCCGGGGATGAGCCAGCAGGAGATGCAGCGGTACGATGAAGCAG AGTTCCCTTGGTCTGCAGCGGTGGAGGAACACCTGAGGACGTCCTTCCACCTGTCTGCCTTCAGGCCGCTGCAGCTCAGAGCTATCAACCTGACCATGGAGGGCCGGGATGTCTTCCTGGTGATGCCCACAGGCCGGGGCAAAAGCCTGTGCTACCAGCTGCCTGCAGTCTGCTCTGAGG GGTTCACGCTGGTCGTCACGCCGCTGGTGTCTCTGATGGAGGACCAGCTGCTGCTACTGCGCTCGCTGCAAGTGCCGGCGGCCGCTCTGAACGCCTCCAGCGGAAAG GAGCACACAAAAACGGTTCTGGCCGCACTGACGGACCCGAAGGCCCCCTTCAAGCTGGTCTACGTGACTCCGGAGAAGATCGCCAAAAGCAAACTGCTGATGTCCCGTTTGGAGAAGGCGTACAAGGCCAAGCTGCTCAGTCGCATGGCGGTGGACGAGGTGCACTGCTGCAGCCAGTGGGGGCACGACTTCAGACCAG ATTATAAACTGCTGGGCATCCTGAAGAGACAGTTTCCCACAATCCCTCTGCTCGGCCTCACGGCCACAGCTACCAGCAGCGTCCTGCAGGACTGCCGCAAAATCCTGTGTGTGCCGAAGCCGGTCACCCTGACCGCCTCCTTCAACCGGGCCAACCTCTACTATGAG GTTCGTGTCAAAGACTCGGATGGAGACTCGTCTCTGAGCGACATCTCCTCTCTGATCAAGAACAGATACGAGGAGCAGTCAG GGATTGTGTACGTCTTCTCTCAGAAGGATGCAGAGTCCGTGTCCTCCGCCCTCCAGAAGAGCGGCATCGTGGCGTACCCGTACCACGCCAACATGGACCCGGAGGACAAGTCCCGAGTCCACCGGAAATGGACCTCCAACAAGATTCAG GTCGTCGTGGCCACGGTGGCGTTCGGTATGGGCATCGACAAACCCGACGTCAGGTTCGTCATCCACCACACCATCAGCAAGTCCATCGAGAACTATTACCAGGAGAGCGGCCGAGCAG GTCGAGACGACCGTCCGGCAGACTGCATCGTCTACTTTGGCTTTGGCGACATCTTCAGGATCAGCACCATGGTGGTGATGGAGAACGTTGGTcagcagaagctgctgcagatggTGGACTTCTGCCAGAATGTGGACAG GTGTCGGCGCTCTCTGATGGCTGTTCACTTTGATGAGGTCTGGGACGAGGAAGACTGTAACCAGATGTGTGACACCTGCAGACACCCAGCAG GATACACCACCCTGGATGTAAGCCAGCATGCACGGCAGGTGGTGCAGATTGTGGAGCTGGCCACGTCCATGGATGAGAGGCTGACCCCCCTGAAGCTGGTGGAGGcgtggagggggcggggcccgGCCAAGCGCAGGAAGATGATCCAGACCACAGAGCTGCCTCGGAGGCAGGCTGAAGCCGTGATcgtcttcctgctgctgcagggaTACCTGAG AGAGGACTTCAGCTTTACTCCGTACACCACGTACTTCTACGTGAAGCTGGGCCGCAAAGCTCCTCTGCTGAAGAACCAAACTCACAAGCTGACCATGAAGATGAAGACGTCCGGAGCAGAGCGTGTGTCC GATCTGTCGGCGGTAGAATCCAGAGAGATGGAGGAGCCCCTCCCCCATCACAAAGTAGTGAAGGAGCAGATGAACATGAGCAGGAAACAAGACCTGCAACCCAGCCGCCAGACCGATCAGATTCCGGGGGCGTTCAGACCACCTAAGGGGGCGGGGCAGACGGCGGCAGACACCGAGAAACCAGGTTCGCATGAAATCAAATCCGgttccaaaaacaaaaccccCTCCAGGAGGAAAGGGACCCACCAATCCCCTGCTAGGAGTTCTGCCCCCACCCCCACTAGGTCCAGCTGTCCGTCACAGGCCTCCATCATCTCCGACACGGCGGCGGAGGAGCTCCACCACCTCAGGAAGTTCTACAGCCAGCAGCTGCGCAGGATAGACCAGGCTTCCCTGGAACAGCTGGGTGCCCCTCGAGAGCTGGGTGTGCTGTCCTGCATTCGGGGACCCCTGAGGAGCCTGCGCCTCCCCTGCAGCACCAGCATCACCCAGACGGCCCGCAGCCTGTGGACACGGGTCAGCGGCAGGAGGCGGCTGCAGTAG
- the recql gene encoding ATP-dependent DNA helicase Q1 isoform X2 encodes MDVGSSDVQAELDSVEEELQLLEVQISELLEKQAELTSRKEELLQRLEGACEAAQCSSSSSSSASSKSEPGMSQQEMQRYDEAEFPWSAAVEEHLRTSFHLSAFRPLQLRAINLTMEGRDVFLVMPTGRGKSLCYQLPAVCSEGFTLVVTPLVSLMEDQLLLLRSLQVPAAALNASSGKEHTKTVLAALTDPKAPFKLVYVTPEKIAKSKLLMSRLEKAYKAKLLSRMAVDEVHCCSQWGHDFRPDYKLLGILKRQFPTIPLLGLTATATSSVLQDCRKILCVPKPVTLTASFNRANLYYEVRVKDSDGDSSLSDISSLIKNRYEEQSGIVYVFSQKDAESVSSALQKSGIVAYPYHANMDPEDKSRVHRKWTSNKIQVVVATVAFGMGIDKPDVRFVIHHTISKSIENYYQESGRAGRDDRPADCIVYFGFGDIFRISTMVVMENVGQQKLLQMVDFCQNVDRCRRSLMAVHFDEVWDEEDCNQMCDTCRHPAGYTTLDVSQHARQVVQIVELATSMDERLTPLKLVEAWRGRGPAKRRKMIQTTELPRRQAEAVIVFLLLQGYLREDFSFTPYTTYFYVKLGRKAPLLKNQTHKLTMKMKTSGAERVSVKGARGPRSVQSSGEAPEAKKVKTELL; translated from the exons ATGGATGTTGGATCCTCAG ACGTGCAGGCGGAGCTGGACTCGGTGGAGGAAGAGCTGCAGCTGCTAGAGGTCCAGATCTCTGAGCTCCTGGAGAAGCAGGCCGAGCTGACGTCTCggaaggaggagctgctgcagcgaCTGGAGGGCGCCTGTGAGGCAGCGcagtgctcctcctcctcctcctcctcagcttcCTCAAAGTCTGAGCCGGGGATGAGCCAGCAGGAGATGCAGCGGTACGATGAAGCAG AGTTCCCTTGGTCTGCAGCGGTGGAGGAACACCTGAGGACGTCCTTCCACCTGTCTGCCTTCAGGCCGCTGCAGCTCAGAGCTATCAACCTGACCATGGAGGGCCGGGATGTCTTCCTGGTGATGCCCACAGGCCGGGGCAAAAGCCTGTGCTACCAGCTGCCTGCAGTCTGCTCTGAGG GGTTCACGCTGGTCGTCACGCCGCTGGTGTCTCTGATGGAGGACCAGCTGCTGCTACTGCGCTCGCTGCAAGTGCCGGCGGCCGCTCTGAACGCCTCCAGCGGAAAG GAGCACACAAAAACGGTTCTGGCCGCACTGACGGACCCGAAGGCCCCCTTCAAGCTGGTCTACGTGACTCCGGAGAAGATCGCCAAAAGCAAACTGCTGATGTCCCGTTTGGAGAAGGCGTACAAGGCCAAGCTGCTCAGTCGCATGGCGGTGGACGAGGTGCACTGCTGCAGCCAGTGGGGGCACGACTTCAGACCAG ATTATAAACTGCTGGGCATCCTGAAGAGACAGTTTCCCACAATCCCTCTGCTCGGCCTCACGGCCACAGCTACCAGCAGCGTCCTGCAGGACTGCCGCAAAATCCTGTGTGTGCCGAAGCCGGTCACCCTGACCGCCTCCTTCAACCGGGCCAACCTCTACTATGAG GTTCGTGTCAAAGACTCGGATGGAGACTCGTCTCTGAGCGACATCTCCTCTCTGATCAAGAACAGATACGAGGAGCAGTCAG GGATTGTGTACGTCTTCTCTCAGAAGGATGCAGAGTCCGTGTCCTCCGCCCTCCAGAAGAGCGGCATCGTGGCGTACCCGTACCACGCCAACATGGACCCGGAGGACAAGTCCCGAGTCCACCGGAAATGGACCTCCAACAAGATTCAG GTCGTCGTGGCCACGGTGGCGTTCGGTATGGGCATCGACAAACCCGACGTCAGGTTCGTCATCCACCACACCATCAGCAAGTCCATCGAGAACTATTACCAGGAGAGCGGCCGAGCAG GTCGAGACGACCGTCCGGCAGACTGCATCGTCTACTTTGGCTTTGGCGACATCTTCAGGATCAGCACCATGGTGGTGATGGAGAACGTTGGTcagcagaagctgctgcagatggTGGACTTCTGCCAGAATGTGGACAG GTGTCGGCGCTCTCTGATGGCTGTTCACTTTGATGAGGTCTGGGACGAGGAAGACTGTAACCAGATGTGTGACACCTGCAGACACCCAGCAG GATACACCACCCTGGATGTAAGCCAGCATGCACGGCAGGTGGTGCAGATTGTGGAGCTGGCCACGTCCATGGATGAGAGGCTGACCCCCCTGAAGCTGGTGGAGGcgtggagggggcggggcccgGCCAAGCGCAGGAAGATGATCCAGACCACAGAGCTGCCTCGGAGGCAGGCTGAAGCCGTGATcgtcttcctgctgctgcagggaTACCTGAG AGAGGACTTCAGCTTTACTCCGTACACCACGTACTTCTACGTGAAGCTGGGCCGCAAAGCTCCTCTGCTGAAGAACCAAACTCACAAGCTGACCATGAAGATGAAGACGTCCGGAGCAGAGCGTGTGTCC GTAAAAGGTGCTCGAGGCCCGAGGTCAGTTCAGAGCTCTGGAGAAGCCCCTGAGGCCAAGAAAGTCAAGACAGAGCTGCTGTAG
- the LOC112155541 gene encoding vesicle transport protein GOT1B isoform X2, which translates to MISLSDSQKIGMGLTGFGVFFLFFGMILFFDKALLAIGNILFVAGLAFVIGLERTFRFFFQRHKVKATGFFLGGIFVVLIGWPIVGVVLEIYGFFLLFRGFFPVVVGFIRRIPVLGSILNLPFISAPP; encoded by the exons ATGATTTCACTCTCGGACTCCCAGA AGATCGGGATGGGGCTAACGGGCTTCGGCgtgttcttcctcttcttcggGATGATCCTGTTCTTTGACAAAGCTCTCCTCGCCATTGGAAAC ATCCTGTTTGTCGCCGGACTCGCCTTCGTCATCGGGCTGGAGAGAACCTTTCGCTTCTTCTTCCAGAGGCACAAGGTGAAGGCCACCGGTTTCTTCCTTGGGGGGATCTTCGTGGTTCTGATCGGTTGGCCCATTGTTGGAGTGGTGCTGGAGATCTATGGGTTCTTCCTGCTTTTCAG GGGGTTCTTCCCGGTGGTTGTGGGCTTCATCAGGAGAATACCGGTTCTGGGCTCCATCCTTAACCTGCCCTTCATCAGCGCG CCTCCCTAA
- the LOC112155541 gene encoding vesicle transport protein GOT1B isoform X1, with protein MISLSDSQKIGMGLTGFGVFFLFFGMILFFDKALLAIGNILFVAGLAFVIGLERTFRFFFQRHKVKATGFFLGGIFVVLIGWPIVGVVLEIYGFFLLFRGFFPVVVGFIRRIPVLGSILNLPFISAYVDKVGESNSMV; from the exons ATGATTTCACTCTCGGACTCCCAGA AGATCGGGATGGGGCTAACGGGCTTCGGCgtgttcttcctcttcttcggGATGATCCTGTTCTTTGACAAAGCTCTCCTCGCCATTGGAAAC ATCCTGTTTGTCGCCGGACTCGCCTTCGTCATCGGGCTGGAGAGAACCTTTCGCTTCTTCTTCCAGAGGCACAAGGTGAAGGCCACCGGTTTCTTCCTTGGGGGGATCTTCGTGGTTCTGATCGGTTGGCCCATTGTTGGAGTGGTGCTGGAGATCTATGGGTTCTTCCTGCTTTTCAG GGGGTTCTTCCCGGTGGTTGTGGGCTTCATCAGGAGAATACCGGTTCTGGGCTCCATCCTTAACCTGCCCTTCATCAGCGCG TATGTGGACAAAGTGGGCGAGAGCAACTCCATGGTATAG